GAAAAGGTGTAAATGTTCAATCAGTAGAAAAAAATTTTTCTCAAGGTAATATCAATGTTACTGATAATACTTTAGATGTTGCTATTGAAGGAAGTGGTTTTTTTGTAGTAAATGATCCTACAAATAATGAAACTTACTATTCTAGAGCAGGTAATTTCAAAATGGGTGTTGAAGGATATTTAGAATCAATAGAAGGTCATAGAATTTTTGGTACACCTACAACAATATCAAGTACAGTTAGTTCTGATGACAATACACAATTTAATAGTAATTATACTAGTTTTATAGCTTCTGAACCTATATCTTCAACTTCTTTTTTACAAACAATAAATGCAAAGTCAACTAATTATAATCAAAGTGCAGTTGATAGTGGAGTTTCAGGAAGTGGATTTAAAACTGCAGGAGGAAAGATTTCTGATATTAAATTATTAATTTCTGATTATAATGAAAAATTAGATTTATATTCTGCAAATCCAACTGCAACTAGTACTGCTTCTACCTCTCAAATAACACAAATAGATTTTGCTGATTTTTCTACACAACTAACAAATGGAAGTTATATTGAAATATATACAGATGGTGATTTAGTAAGACAATATTTTGATACAGATGCACAAACAACTATGAATGAATTTGCAGATAAACTTTCAAATGTTGCAGGATTAACAAGTACAGTTGATTCAAATGGATTAGTAACTATTAATACTTTAATACCTGGAAAAGATGTGAAACTTACATCAGCAGGAATAAATGATAGAGGTTATGGGTTAAATGAAGTAACTTCACCAGTATTAGGATCTGGTATAGCTATGGTTAATAGTTCAAGAGATGCATTAAAAAGTGCTTTAGAAAATGCAGATGCAAAATTCCTTGAAATTACTAACAATGTTACAAATGCAGATGCAAGTTTAAGTGGAATAGGGCAGATGCAGTTAAGATTAAATGATTTAAATCTTACAGAAAATACTTTTGGAGTTCTTTCAATAGAAGATGGAATTATTTATTCAAAAGATGGTGATAATAAATTTTTAATGGGAAAACTAGAAACAGCATATTTTTCTAATCCAGAATCTCTTGAACCTCAAGGTGGAACACTATATTCTATTGGAAAAGAAACTGGCGAAGCTAAAAATGCAAATAATATAAATAAACTTATTGGTGGTTCTGTTGAACTAAGTAATACTAATTTTAGTGATAGTTTAGTTGATTTAATGGTTTATCAAAGAGCTTTTGAAGCCAGTTCAAAGTCAATTACAACTTCTGACGAGTTTTTAAAAACAGCAATACAGTTAAAGAAATAATTTAACTGTATGTGTTTAAATATTAGTATTTTATAAAAATATTAATATTTGAACATGTAAATGTTTAAAAATTTATCTAAAGGATAAATCATGATCGGAGCATTATGGACAGGGATATCGGGACTTGCGTCTCATCAAACAGCGTTAGATAACGAATCTCATAATATTTCAAACGTAAATACTGTGGGGTATAAAGCCTCAAGGATTTCATTTGCAGATCAAATGTATCAAGATAGAATCGGAAAAGGTTCTAAGGTACTTGATGCTGAAAAACTGTATGTACAAGGAAATTTAAAACTAACTGGTGTTGATTACGATTTGGCACTAAGTGGAGATGGTTTTTTTACAGTTTTAAATACTAGAACAAGTGGAACATCTGAAAATCTATATACAAGAGCTGGTAACTTTAGGATGGGTGACAATGGTACCCTTCAAGATGCTGCTGGTAATGAAGTCCAAGGATGGGCTATGAGATCTATAGATACAAATAAAGATGTTGTAAGTACAAATCCAAATGTAGATATGTTTACAAATGATTATACAAAACTTTTAACATCTAAAGTAGTAAGCCATTCAAATTATATAGAAACAATTACAGCTAAAGCTACAGATTATTCTCAACTAGCAAAAGCAGATTCTGAATCTGTTTTTAGTGGTGCAGGGGGAAAAAGTAAATCAGCAAAAATTTCTGATGTAGAAGCTTTAGTATCTAGTTATTCATCTTGGCTTCAAAAATTAAAAGATGATCCAGATGGAGGAAGTGCAAGTTCTACAGCTCAAATTTCTCAAATAAATTTTAAATCTTATGATAAGTTAGATAATTCTGCTGCTGATGCAGTAGACTCAGGATTAATTTCAAAAGAAGGTGATCAAATCTTTGTATTTATAGATGGAAATAAAGTTTCTCAAAACTATATTTCTGTTACAGCGTCTTCTGATTTAAATAATGATGGAACTACTGATGATACAGATCATAAAATTGCAAGTAGAATAGAAACTTATAAATCATTAGCAGATAAAATATCTGAAATCCCTGGATTAAGAGCATATATGGCAGCAGAGGGATCAACAGGTACGGATGATGTTTTAGAAACAGATGATAGTTTTACTTTATCTACAAGTAACGCAGATATGATAAAAGGTATTATTCAAATAGAGTCATTAGTTCCAGGTGAAACTTTTACAATAACAGAAGTTGGAGAAATTTCTAATAATAATACAATTGCAGGTGCTTATCAAACAGGAACTGCAGCAGTTCAAGGAACTGGTATTGGAGCATTAGAAAGTGCAAGAGATGCATTATCAGAAGCTATTAGTGGAAAACAACAAGATGTATATACTACTGCAGATTTAGAATTAGCAGGTACTATTCCATATGAATATAGTATGACTATTTATGATAAAGAATTAGAGAAAATTATTCCAGTTCCAAATGATAATGGTGTCCCACCTCAAGCTGTACCAATTACTATTGACCCAACTAATGGTGGAACAGAAGCTACCGTTGATTCTTTTATTGCTGCATTTAATACAGCTGCTGCTGCGTCAAACCCAAATCTACTTGATTATGTTGAAGCTCTTAATATAAATGGTAATCTTGTAATTCAAACAAAAGATGATAACTTTGATGTAGAATTTAGTGGAAATATGCAAAGTTATAATAAAACTATGTTAACTGGTACAACAACAAGTGGTGTATCAGATACTTATGCAGACTCAGTTTCTAGTCCTGATGGAGCAAAAGATTATGTTTACATGTATGAATTAACAGATGGAACTACAGGAAGTGTTACAATAACTAACCCTGCAGATTGGCCAGCAATTGCAACAGCGATAAATGCAGAAGCGGGCTTAACAGCTGATCACGCGACTACAACTGCTAGTACTTTAACTGTAGCAGGTCTTATAGCAAGTGGAACATTATATGAAGTAGATACTGAACTAAGTCCTTTAGATAAAAATAATGACTATAGTGGTAGAGCTGGTGCAGGTGCTGAATTTATTGAATTAGTTAATACAATAGATCAAACAACAACTCAAAGTTCACTTCAATTAAGATTAGATACTTTAGGTATCTCTGACTCAGCTTTTGGTGAGTTTTCAGTGGATAGTGCTGGTGTTATTACTATGAAGCAAGATGGAGCAGAATTTGCTATTGGACAAGTTTCAATTGCATTATTTAATAATAATAGAGGTTTAAATCCATCTGGAGATAATTTACTTGCAAAAACAAATGAATCAGGGGAACCAATTTACAATTTAAATAATGATAAAACTGCAAAAATTGAAGGTCAAACTTTAGAGCTTTCTACTGCCGATTTATCAGAAAGTTTAGTTAATTTAATGGTATTCCAAAGAGCATTTGAAGCAAATGCTAAGTCAATTACAACTTCAGATCAGTTATTAAATACACTGATTAATTTAAAACGATAATATAAAATAAGAGGCATTAGCCTCTTATTTTAAACTCAGAGGATAGAATTGGATAATTTTTTATTAATAACAATCATTGGTATTTTACTTTTATATTTTTTTTCAAGTACAAATGTTTATAAATCTTTATATAGAAAAATCAATGAAGAAAAAAATATTGTTGAAGAAGAGAATAAAAGACTCCATTCAATTATAGAAAGATATGAAAAACAAGTAAAAATTAGTGCAGGTACATTGAAAAATAATCAAGAAAGCTTACAAGTTGCACGTGATGATTTACAGAAGTTGAGATTAGAAAATACAGAATTAAAACATCAAGTAGAAAATTTAGAGTCTCGAACAGAAGAGCTTTATGCTCAAGTTAATACTATGGTATAGGACTTATCCTTTTGAAAAAAGTAGTTTTATTAATCTTTATAACTTTTTTTAGCCTATCTTTATATGCTAATGAAAATACTATAGATTCTCAACCAGAGATTTTATTTAAATATGATAAATTAAAAAAAAATCAAGAGAATTTTAGATTACAAGTAGAGTTTAATAAAGCTATATTACTTTTAGAACAAGGTGAATATAAAAAGTCTATTAAGATTTTAAAAGAAACATCTTCTATATTAAAAATTCCATCTTTTTTAAATATTGGAATTGCCTATTATAAGTTGAATCAAATAGAAAATGCTTTACTTTATTTAAATAATATTTATGAATATAAGGAAGCTGCATTTTCAAATACATATTCTTATATTTCTTCTTGTTATTATCTTTATCAAATTAAAAAAGATAGAAAATATCTAGAAACAATTGTTGATGTTACGAAGAAGTATAAAAAACTTTCAGAACATTCAAAAAGGTTGATTTCAGATACTTATATAATATTAAAAGATTATGAGAAGGCTCTAAAAGTTCTTGATTCTATGGAATTTCCTATGGATTTAAAAAAGGCTATGTTATATTTAAAAATAAATAATTATTTAGAAGCTGAAAAATTTTTAGAAAAAGCAAAAAATAATACTTACAATCAAGAAAAAATAAATCAAATTTTGTGGTTAATGGTTTTTAGAGATTTAAAATCAAATCAATTAGAAAAATTAAAAGAACATTTAATAGAAATAAATAATCGGAAAGATAATTTTAAAACAAATTTAGATTTTCCTTTAGAGATATTTTTTAATAAAAATAAATTTACATCAAAACAATATTTAAAATTCATAACAAAATTTAATGAAGACAGAAAAATAGATTTTATGTTTTATTTTGCACCATTTATCTTTTCAGATAATGAAGAAATCTTATATGATATATCTAAAGGTTTTATTTTTAAAGATAAACAAAATGTAAAAAGCTTAGAAGAAATGGTTTCATATAATTCTAAATTTATTGATATTATCCAAGATGATCCAATTATTAGAGTTTCAAAACTAAAGGCATATATAAAAGAAGACAGCAATTCATATATATATTATAATCTTGCATTATGTTATGCTCAAATAAATGATTTTCACAATGCATATAAATATTTTTCAAAAGCTTATAAGCTAAATCCTGGGAATAAACTATATTCTATAATGACAATAATTAGTGCAAATAAAATTAATAAAAAATTAAGAGATTATGAATATATAGAACAAAATCTTAAATCAAAAAATGGTATGTATAAATATTTTGGTCAAATGTTATATAAAATATTTTTAAATCCTGAACTAACTGTTACTTTTGACCCTTTAAATTATAAAAATACAATTTTTTATAAATCACTTGATTATTTAGTAAAATTAGAAGAAGATGAAATTGATTTATCTCATCCTCTATTTAAAGAGCATTATAAAGATCCTTTAGTATATTTAATGAAATCTACTATAAGAAAAGAGAATGAAAATGATTATAGTTATTTTGCAAGATTACAAGATAATACTCCTTTAAGAATAAATAACAATTTTTTAGAAGGGCCTTTAGTTGTAACTCAATTTTATATAGATTTATTAAAATCAATAGGACTTTTTTATAAAGCAGATTTAACATTAAATGGTAAACAAAGCCCATCATACTTGAGAACTAAAGCTTTAAGAGACTTACACAATAATGAACCAGAAAATACAATTAAGATATTAGAAAAGCTTCAAGAAGAGTATAAACTTGAAGATAAATATACAATGTATTTAATTGTTGCAGCTTTACTTGAAGCAGGTAAATATAATGATGCCTCTATTCAAATATCATTAATAAAAGCTATTTTAAATGATTCTGGAGCAGATTTTTTAACTGGAGTACAACTTATTCAAAGTTTAAAATTAAATAGTGCAATTACGTATTTTAAAGAACCATATATGGATTCTTTAATTGATTTTAGACTTAATAAATTTGACGAACTTCTAGAATCCTTATAAATGAAAATATAATTTTTATTACTTTTAAAATAATAAACATTTAATTTAATTTTTTTTTGCTATAATATCTATAACTCTATACTTTTAAAGGAGGCCCTTATGGAATTAGGAAGAATTGCAGATATTGATAATGCACAAACTAACCATGTTGAGAAGATTCAATCAGTAAAAGAAGTTGATGATAAACAGAAGATAGTTCAAGATGAACAATATAAAAAAGTTCAAGGGAAAGTCCAAGATACAGAGTCTAACGAAGTTATTTTAGATAATGTTAGATTCGGTTACAATAAAAGTTCAAAAGATTTTTTTGTGAAAGTTACTCGAGGAGAAGCTGAATACAAATATCCTACAGAAGATATGATGAGGGTAAAAGCACAAATATTAAGTGATTTAGAAAAATCACTTAAAGAATCTTAAAATTAAAAATATAACAAAAAGGTTAGTTCTTGGCATCTGATTTATCAAGTTTTTTAAAAGATGAATTAGCTAATACATTAGAGCAATTGCTTTCAAAGAGTGTATCAATAGACTCAGTAAGTGAACTTGATGTAGATAGTTTAGGTGATTCTCAATGTATTGATGTATCTGTAAAATTTGATTTTTCTGATATATCATCTAATTGGAACTTTTTTGTTCCTACTGTTACAGCTACTAAGTTTGAATATTTTATGCTTGGTGGAATGGGAGATTTAAAAGAACACATAGATGATGAAATTACTGATGCAGTAAATGAAATAATTTCTAATATTTGTGGTAGTTTATGTACAACTGTAAATGCTCAATCATTCCCTGATGTTTCCTCTATAAAATCAGAACTGCAAGGTTCTAGTATTAAAGATTGTAAAGAATTAGATATAGAAAGAAAGTTCTTTTTTGATTTGACTTTAGATGGAGAAAAACTACCTGTATATATAGGATTTGATGAATTAATTGTTCCTTATCTTTCTCAAATTACAGGTGTTGAAAGTTCTTCTCCTGATGCTATATCTCCTATAGAAACTCCAAGTGCTCCTGTTTTAAATTCTTCTGGTTCTTCGTCAGATTTAGGAATCAGTTCTTTATTATCTGAAGATGCAGCACAAAATTTACAATTATTATTTGATATCAAATTAAGACTTAGTGTAAGACTAGGGACTAAAAACTTTTTATTAAAAGATATCTTAAGATGGGATTTAGGAGAGATAATAGAACTTGAACAAATGGTAAATGAACCTTTAGAAATTTTAGTAAATGGTGTTAAAATTGGAGAAGGTGAAGCTGTTATTGTTGAAGGAAAATTTGGTTTAAAAGTAAAAAATATTGGAAATAGTCTTACTAGACTTAACCAACTAGGATTGTAAAATTATGGATAAGAGTAGTGCAGGTGGATTAGGTGGTGGATGGGCTCTTGTTGCCCTGGCTATTATTCTAGGTGGTGTTGGATTTGGTCCTTATATTGATATTCCTTCTGTAGTAATTGTTGTTGGTGGAACAACTGCTGTTACAGCAGGTCAATTTGAACCAGCAGATCTAAAAAGAGTTGGTGCTTCTATGAAAGTTGCTTTTAATGAAGTAAAAGTAGAACCACTATCGGAATTAGTTGAAAAAATTACATTTTATGCAACAGAGATAAAAAAACATGGCGTAATGCACATAGAGCAAAAAGTTCTTGAAGAGCAAAATCCATTTTTTAAAGAAGCTTTTCAACTTCTTGTTGATGGTACGAAAGCTGAAACACTAGGTCCATTACTTGAAACAAAACTTGAATATATGAATAAACGACATAATACAATGATAGGTTTATTTGGAAACATTGGAGGGACAGCTGGTGCAATGGGTATGATTGGTACTCTTGTAGGCCTTGTTGCAATGCTAGCAAATCTTTCTGATCCAGCAGCAGTTGGTCCTGCTATGGCAGTTGCTTTATTAACAACAATGTATGGTGCTTTAATTGGTACATTATTTGCAGGTATTATTGAAAGTAAATTGGCACAGAAGCATGCAGTTGAAGAAACAGCTTGTGAAGTAATTATAAAAGGTACATCAATGATTGCTGCAGAAGAATCAATTGGAAATATTAAAATGCAGTTAAATTCAATCTTAGTAGATTCAGAAGAGTAGAAATAGTTTATGGCAAAAAAATGTCCTGAATGTCCAAAATGTTTACCAGGGTGGCTAGTACAATTTGGAGATTTAATGTCTCTTTTATTAACTTTCTTTATTCTTTTATTATCTATGGCAGTAATGGATAAAAAGAAAGTAGAAGAATATTTTGATGTGATGAAAAAAGCAATGGGTTTTATAGATGCATCAACTGATGTTCAAACTCAATCAGATGCCCATTCAACAGAAAATAGTAATTCTCAAGATGATGATAGTGATGCAACTTCTACAGAACAAGCAGTAGATGACACAGCAGAAGAAGTTTCTGAATTGATTGAACAAATGAATGAATCAACAACTGTAGAAAGTGAGCAAATACAACTTGAGAAGGGAAAAAATGAATTTACATTAGATATCCCTTCTACAATAATGTTTGAAGATGGAGAATATGAATTGTCTAATCCTAATTCAAAGAGATTTATTGCTAAAATTGCTAGAGTAATAAGAACTATGCCACA
This genomic interval from Arcobacter sp. LA11 contains the following:
- a CDS encoding flagellin, with translation MELGRIADIDNAQTNHVEKIQSVKEVDDKQKIVQDEQYKKVQGKVQDTESNEVILDNVRFGYNKSSKDFFVKVTRGEAEYKYPTEDMMRVKAQILSDLEKSLKES
- a CDS encoding flagellar hook-basal body complex protein, yielding MISGLWNGITGLNTFERALTTQSNNVTNSNTIGHKSDEISFQDLMYQSGYGKGVNVQSVEKNFSQGNINVTDNTLDVAIEGSGFFVVNDPTNNETYYSRAGNFKMGVEGYLESIEGHRIFGTPTTISSTVSSDDNTQFNSNYTSFIASEPISSTSFLQTINAKSTNYNQSAVDSGVSGSGFKTAGGKISDIKLLISDYNEKLDLYSANPTATSTASTSQITQIDFADFSTQLTNGSYIEIYTDGDLVRQYFDTDAQTTMNEFADKLSNVAGLTSTVDSNGLVTINTLIPGKDVKLTSAGINDRGYGLNEVTSPVLGSGIAMVNSSRDALKSALENADAKFLEITNNVTNADASLSGIGQMQLRLNDLNLTENTFGVLSIEDGIIYSKDGDNKFLMGKLETAYFSNPESLEPQGGTLYSIGKETGEAKNANNINKLIGGSVELSNTNFSDSLVDLMVYQRAFEASSKSITTSDEFLKTAIQLKK
- a CDS encoding flagellar hook-basal body complex protein, with the translated sequence MIGALWTGISGLASHQTALDNESHNISNVNTVGYKASRISFADQMYQDRIGKGSKVLDAEKLYVQGNLKLTGVDYDLALSGDGFFTVLNTRTSGTSENLYTRAGNFRMGDNGTLQDAAGNEVQGWAMRSIDTNKDVVSTNPNVDMFTNDYTKLLTSKVVSHSNYIETITAKATDYSQLAKADSESVFSGAGGKSKSAKISDVEALVSSYSSWLQKLKDDPDGGSASSTAQISQINFKSYDKLDNSAADAVDSGLISKEGDQIFVFIDGNKVSQNYISVTASSDLNNDGTTDDTDHKIASRIETYKSLADKISEIPGLRAYMAAEGSTGTDDVLETDDSFTLSTSNADMIKGIIQIESLVPGETFTITEVGEISNNNTIAGAYQTGTAAVQGTGIGALESARDALSEAISGKQQDVYTTADLELAGTIPYEYSMTIYDKELEKIIPVPNDNGVPPQAVPITIDPTNGGTEATVDSFIAAFNTAAAASNPNLLDYVEALNINGNLVIQTKDDNFDVEFSGNMQSYNKTMLTGTTTSGVSDTYADSVSSPDGAKDYVYMYELTDGTTGSVTITNPADWPAIATAINAEAGLTADHATTTASTLTVAGLIASGTLYEVDTELSPLDKNNDYSGRAGAGAEFIELVNTIDQTTTQSSLQLRLDTLGISDSAFGEFSVDSAGVITMKQDGAEFAIGQVSIALFNNNRGLNPSGDNLLAKTNESGEPIYNLNNDKTAKIEGQTLELSTADLSESLVNLMVFQRAFEANAKSITTSDQLLNTLINLKR
- a CDS encoding flagellar motor protein MotB, whose product is MAKKCPECPKCLPGWLVQFGDLMSLLLTFFILLLSMAVMDKKKVEEYFDVMKKAMGFIDASTDVQTQSDAHSTENSNSQDDDSDATSTEQAVDDTAEEVSELIEQMNESTTVESEQIQLEKGKNEFTLDIPSTIMFEDGEYELSNPNSKRFIAKIARVIRTMPQAFNIEIIGHTSSSGYTSTTIPRDNWDVSALRSISVVKELIKNRIDPSTLKVAAYSSYHPKSEMAVDNRRVEMRFFADNDQSDILSEESFFDRLE
- a CDS encoding motility protein A, producing MDKSSAGGLGGGWALVALAIILGGVGFGPYIDIPSVVIVVGGTTAVTAGQFEPADLKRVGASMKVAFNEVKVEPLSELVEKITFYATEIKKHGVMHIEQKVLEEQNPFFKEAFQLLVDGTKAETLGPLLETKLEYMNKRHNTMIGLFGNIGGTAGAMGMIGTLVGLVAMLANLSDPAAVGPAMAVALLTTMYGALIGTLFAGIIESKLAQKHAVEETACEVIIKGTSMIAAEESIGNIKMQLNSILVDSEE
- a CDS encoding FliM/FliN family flagellar motor switch protein, which gives rise to MASDLSSFLKDELANTLEQLLSKSVSIDSVSELDVDSLGDSQCIDVSVKFDFSDISSNWNFFVPTVTATKFEYFMLGGMGDLKEHIDDEITDAVNEIISNICGSLCTTVNAQSFPDVSSIKSELQGSSIKDCKELDIERKFFFDLTLDGEKLPVYIGFDELIVPYLSQITGVESSSPDAISPIETPSAPVLNSSGSSSDLGISSLLSEDAAQNLQLLFDIKLRLSVRLGTKNFLLKDILRWDLGEIIELEQMVNEPLEILVNGVKIGEGEAVIVEGKFGLKVKNIGNSLTRLNQLGL
- a CDS encoding tetratricopeptide repeat protein; its protein translation is MKKVVLLIFITFFSLSLYANENTIDSQPEILFKYDKLKKNQENFRLQVEFNKAILLLEQGEYKKSIKILKETSSILKIPSFLNIGIAYYKLNQIENALLYLNNIYEYKEAAFSNTYSYISSCYYLYQIKKDRKYLETIVDVTKKYKKLSEHSKRLISDTYIILKDYEKALKVLDSMEFPMDLKKAMLYLKINNYLEAEKFLEKAKNNTYNQEKINQILWLMVFRDLKSNQLEKLKEHLIEINNRKDNFKTNLDFPLEIFFNKNKFTSKQYLKFITKFNEDRKIDFMFYFAPFIFSDNEEILYDISKGFIFKDKQNVKSLEEMVSYNSKFIDIIQDDPIIRVSKLKAYIKEDSNSYIYYNLALCYAQINDFHNAYKYFSKAYKLNPGNKLYSIMTIISANKINKKLRDYEYIEQNLKSKNGMYKYFGQMLYKIFLNPELTVTFDPLNYKNTIFYKSLDYLVKLEEDEIDLSHPLFKEHYKDPLVYLMKSTIRKENENDYSYFARLQDNTPLRINNNFLEGPLVVTQFYIDLLKSIGLFYKADLTLNGKQSPSYLRTKALRDLHNNEPENTIKILEKLQEEYKLEDKYTMYLIVAALLEAGKYNDASIQISLIKAILNDSGADFLTGVQLIQSLKLNSAITYFKEPYMDSLIDFRLNKFDELLESL